The Corynebacterium occultum sequence TTGAGCTGCAGGGTGAGGCAGTCGACGTTGGCTTCCTCGGCCTGGCCACAGGATTCGGCGAGTGCCGCCCAGTTGTCGGGGGCCTCGGGGATGATCTCGGTGTTGCGGTAGAGCACCTGGCCGTTGGTGTTCTGCGGCAGGGCGTAGAGGGTGTCGTTATAGGTGGCGGATTCCACGGTGGATTCCAGCAGGCCGGAGGTGTCGATCTCGAGGTCGTCCTCGAGCGGGGCGAGCCACTGGTTGGCGGCGAAGTCGGCGGTCCAGATGACGTCGAGGGCCATGACGTCGTAGTCGGCGTTGCCGGCCTGGAGGGACTGGACCAGGGTTTCGCGCTGGGCGTCGGCCTCACCGGCGAGTTCGTTGAGGGTGACCTCCTCGTCGGGGTGCTCTTCATTCCACTTGTCGATGATCGGGATGATCTTGTCGGTGTCATTCTTGCCCATCGCGAAGGTGATGGGGCCGCGGCCGTCGGCGTTGTCCACGGCCGGGGCGTCGGCGCTCTCGGTTTCGGAGGAGGTGCAGCCGGCGAGTGCGACGGCGGCGAAGAGGGTGGTTACGGCGAGGGATACGCCAGCCTTGCGGGAAGATGTGAACATGAAGTCACCTTTCTTAGCAACAGTTGACTTCAACTTATGATCTGGAGCACTCCCAACGGGGCGGAATGCCTTAAATCACCCCCGCGCTAGGGTGAAATTTTTTAAGGGCGGGGGAGGCCACGCAGCAGCCTTTCGAGGGCGTCGATAAGCTCCAGCACCAGCCCCCAGCGTAGCTCCAGGGGCCATTCGCGGCGCGAGACCGGATTGAGGCGGCGGGCCAGCCAACGCGGTAGAAATCCGCCCCCGCGCTGATCGACGCGCCTGCCCACCAGGTAGGCGACCAGCTCCAGTTCGCGGCGGGTGAGCTTGGGTTCCGGTGCTCCGGCGAGGATCTCGGCCAGGCCCTGCAGGATCATCCCGAAAAGTTCGGTGCGGGGCAGGTCGGAGTAGAGGGAGATCACCGACTCCTCCAGCAGATAATCCCGCTCCTCCTCATTGACGGGGAAGGGAAGCATCAGGGGCGGCTCGATCAACCGCATACCGGAGCAGAGCTGGGGAATATCGGCCAACAGCATGAGCTGATGGGGATTCAGGCGGGCGGTGACCTCCGGGGCGAAATTCCGGTCCAGGGAGTGGAAACGGAAAGGGGCGGCGGGCAGGGGGTTGAAATCATGGCGGGGATCCCACTCCGGGTCATCCGCCCCGGCCGAGAGGTGCTCCACCTGATCCTCATGGAGGTGGCCCTGACGGGAGAAGGTGTCCTTGGGGAGGAAACCGCGGTGCCGCCATTCCTCCCGGGTGAGGTAGAGCTGCAGCACCAGGCCCTCCCGGTCCTCTGGATTGCTCACCGCATCCAGACCCCAGTGCCGGGCACCGGACTCCGCCGCCCGGAGGCAGTCGAGGACAGTCATGTCGGGGCGGGTGGCCAGGACGTGGGCCAGCCAGCATTCGAAACGCCCATGATCGGCGTCATCACGGTAGGCCTCGATGATGGGCTGGGCTTTGTCGAAAGCAGTGGGCATGGGCACTCTCCTCTGGGATGGGGTATCCCCACAGTTCAGCGCAGGGGCGGGACATGCTGGCCAGGAAATATGGAAATCTGTTCGAAAACCACCGTTATTTCAGGGGGCTACACGAAGGTGGCAGGAGCATGTAGCGTGGGCCACACACGAGAACTGAGCAGGTTCGGCAACTTTCCCCCCGCTGCTTCTCCCTGGTGGGCCCCCCTGTTGCACCGGCTCAGGGCCGCCTAGGAGAGGAACCACCATGCACATCAAGCCCCGATCCACCACCAGTCTCATGACCCGCGCCGCTATCGCCGCACTCAGTGCCGCCAGCCTGATCACCCTCAGTGCCTGCGCCACCGAAGATCAGAACGCCGATCAAACGGAGCAGGACACCGTCACCCTCAACACCGCCACCGAACCGGACACCACGCCTGGTGCGATGGATGGGGATGCTGAGCTCAGTGCCAGCGTCATCAATGCCGAAGATGCAAACCTGGGATCCGTCAACTTCAACGAGGAGGATGGTGCGGTCCAGATCGATCTGGAACTGAGCGGCCTGGAGCCTGGCTTCTATGGGCTGCACATCCACCAGATCGGGGAGTGTGAGACAGATAGTGCCGCCCCGGATGACCCGGAGAACACCGGTGACTTCCTCTCTGCCGGCAGTCATATCGGTGCCGGGGATGCCGAGCACCCCGATCATCCCGGTGACCTGCCTCAGCTGCTGGTGAAGGAATCCGGGGAGGCCGTCATGTCCTTCGAGACGGACCGCCTGACCCTGGCGGACCTCTCGGATGAGGATGGTGCAGCCCTGATGATCCACTCTGATCCGGACAACTACGCCAATATCCCGGAACGCTATGCCGCGGAGGGTGCCGATGATGATTCCCGGAGCACCGGGGATGCGGGCAGCCGCCTGGCCTGCGGGGTCATCGCCACCAGTTAGTTGAGACGCTCCCCGCTCTCCGGGTCAAAGCGGTGCGCCACCCCCGGATCGAAGGCGAAGCGGATCGAATCACCGGGGGAGGGCACTGCCCCGCCACGCAGGCGGGCGACCACCCGGTTGCCCTCCCAGTTGGCGTAGACGAAGCTTTCCGAACCCAGTTCCTCCACGATGTCCACGGTGCCCCGGAGTTCGCGCTGCCCGGCAGGTGCCTCCCCCTCGAGCACCATCATGTGCTCGGGGCGGACCCCCAGGGTGACCCCATCGGCGGGGAAGAGGCTCATGGCGGGCGAGCCGATGAACCCGGCGACGAATTCATTGACGGGGGAGTCATAAAGCTCCCGGGGTGGGGCGACCTGCTGCAGCAGACCGTCCTTGAGTACCGCGACGCGATCCCCCATGGTCATGGCCTCCACCTGGTCATGGGTGACGTAGACGGTGGTGGTGCCGAGGCGACGCTGCAGGGCAGCAACCTCGGAGCGGGTCTGCACCCTCAGCTTGGCATCCAGGTTGGACAGGGGCTCATCCATGAGGAAGACCTTGGGGTTGCGCACCAGGGCCCGGCCCATGGCCACCCGCTGTCGCTGACCGCCCGAAAGATCCTTCGGCTTGCGGTCCAGGAATTCACTCAGGCCGAGGATCTCAGCGGCCTCATTGACCTTCGCATCAATCTCGGCCTGCGGCAGCTTGGCCAGTTTCAGGGCAAAACCCATGTTCTTGGCCACCGACATATGCGGATAGAGGGCATAGTTCTGGAAGACCATGGCGATGTCACGGTCCGCCGGTTCCTGCCCGGTGACGTCCTGACCGTCGATCAGGATCTGCCCGGACTCCACCTCCTCCAGGCCGGCAAGTGCACGCAGAGTGGTGGACTTTCCGCAGCCGGAGGGGCCGACGAGCACCAGGAACTCCCCGTCGGCGATGTCGAGGTTGAGTTCGTGGACGGTGGGGCGTTCCGCACCGGGGTAGCGGATGGTGACATTTTCAAAAGAAACCGTAGCCATGCTTTAGAAACTAGCAGTTGGCGGGGAGCGTCGGGGCACAAATTCCCCGGGAAAACCGCTGCCCTGCGGTGGGGCGGAGCTTATTGATGCCGCGGGCTGGCCGCCCCGCGCACTTTTAACGGCCCTGGGTCTCAACCAGCCGGGTGGTGTTCTCCGCGGTTTTGATGCTGGAGATGACGAACTCAAGGAAGAGCCGGATTCCCACCAGGTGGAAAAGAGCCACCACGGTGATCGGGATCCATCCGAACAGCAGCCATCCGATGCCCGCTCCAGCAGAACCATCGACGAGGAAGCCCAGGACAGGCAGGACCCAGCCCAGGAAAAGTGCGATGCCAGCTATGGCGATGGCCAGGATGTAGATGAACTTGGCAAATTTCAGGGAGATGAAGTTGTCGAAATTGACATCAAAGAGCGCACCGAGGAATCCCTTGGCCGCCTTCGCCGGGGCCGCGTAGTTCTGCTGCTGGGGATCCGGGTACTGCTGGTACTGGTACTGCTGGTAGGCCGAGCTCTCATAGGGAAACTGGGCAGAGGGACCGTAGCTGGTGTCCCCGGAGGGATCTACGGGGTTGTTCTCGAAAGGATTTTCCGACCCAGAATTGGGAGCAGTCATATTAACGCTTTCTAATTAAGCAATCAGGACAGAGATAGTTTAATCAGGAAACATATTCATGAAGGGTTAAAGGTATAGGGGGTAGAACATGAGGGGGTGAATGGGCCCAAGGTGAGGTGGAGGGAGGTGAGGTTCAGGTGGGTTGCTCTTCTCCTTGCCGGGACACCCCACTGGCGTTCCCCGGCTCCGCCTTCTGCGCTGAGCCGGGGTTAGGGAAGCTGCTTTTAAGCCGCGTCCTCCAGCCGGCCTGCCGCCTGGGCCACATAGGAGGCCACTTCTACGGGGGAGGTGACATGGCTGAAATGATTCAGGCCCCGCATCTCACTGAGTTCCGCTTCGGGAAGTAATTCAGTGAGCAGTTTTGTGGAGCGCTGCAGCATGGGAGTGGTCTTGGTGCCCACCAGGAAGTGCATCTTCTCACCCGGCAGAGTGCGGTAGCGGCGGTGATCAAAACCAAGCGCATCAATCTGCTCGAACTCCCTGGTCCAGGTCGGGGCCAGCGACACCAGCTGCGGCCAGAGGGGACTCTGCGCGATCTGCTCCACCGCCTCCGCCGGAAGGTCAACCATCCCGATCATGGCGATCCGCATCGCCCGGTCATGATCCCCGGCCTCAATGGCCGCCCGGTAGTCCACCAGATACTCACCAGCCACCAGTCGGTCCAGGTTCAGGGGCGGCTCGAAGAGGAAGAGCTCCGCCTGAATCCCATGCGTGAGAGCATGCTGCAGTGCACAGAGAGCCCCGTAGGAGTGGGCCAGAACCCGCGCCCCGGGGCAGGCCACCTTGAGGATGGCCTGCAGGTCCTCGACCTCGGTGGCGATGGAGTACTCGGGGTGATCGCCACTATTTCCCCGGCCCCGACGGTCATAGAGGTAGACGGTGAAATATTTGGCCAGCTCCCGGGCGCAGTCCTGCCACTGCTCCATATTTCCCACACTGCCGGTGACCACCACCAGCGCGGGGCCCACTCCCTGCACCTGGTATGCGATCTGGGTGCCGTCTGGGCTGGTGGTGTGCTCGATCTTCGGGGTGAATGTCATGGTGCCGGATCCTCCCGGATGTCCGAAGGGGGTGCCTTTTTTCCAGTGTAGGGGGCGGCAGGGTAATGGTCTACGGTTTCTGCGGCAATGATCCCGCGTCCCTGGCAGTATGAGTTACATCGGATCTTTCTTGATCTAGACTGAGGGTATTCTCCACCTTCTGATCCACCGGTTTTCCCAGATCTGCATCCCCGCCAGGAGGCTGCTATGCCAAGAAAATCACTGATCACCCTCGCAGCTCTGAGCGCATGCTGCAGCGCTGCGCTCTCTGCCTGCATCTCAATTCCCGCCGACTCCATCGGCACCCTCGAACGCGCCCGGGACGGGACCCTCGTGGTCGGGGTCTCCGAGCATCACCCCTGGACGGATGTCTCCGAAGACGGGGAGTACTCCGGCTCGGAGGTGGACCTGATTGAGGGTTTCGCTGAAAGCATCAATTCCGAGATCGAATGGCACACTGCCCCGGAGTCGGTACTCGCCGGGCAGATCAAGGAAGATGAGCTCGACATCATCATCGGCGGGCTGGCCGCCTCCTCACCCTGGATGACCCACATGGCCTTGACCCGCCCCTACGCCAAGGTCGGCGAGGAGGACATGGTGATGGGCGTGCGCCTGGGTGAAAACGCATTGTTGGTGGCCCTCGAACGCCACCTGGCACAGGAACACGGTGAGATCTGATGTCCCCCAGTACTGAACCGGGCGTAGGCTCCGGCATCGAAAGCCTGCCGGAGAAACAGCGGGAAATCCTGCACAAGGCGGTCCGCCTGGAATGGATCACCATCGCCTGGATCCTGGTCACCGTCGTCTCGGTCGGCCTGGTGGCCGGACAATCCCAGGCGATGCGCAGCGCCTGGTTCGAGGACATGATCTCCCTGGTCCCGCCCATCGCCTTCCTGATCGCCACCCGCATCATCAAGAACCCACCCAACCGCAGACACCCCTATGGCCCACACCGCGCGATCGCCGTGGCCCACCTCGTGGCCGGACTCGCCCTCTTCGTCATGGGTGCCTACCTGGTCTATGAATCCCTCTCTGCCCTGCTCAAACAGGAGAAACCCCCGGTTGGCCTGCTCGTTCTCTTCGGCCAGGACATCTGGTCCGGCTGGCTCATGATCGCCGTCATGGTGCTCACCTCCATCCCCATGGTGATCATCGGCCGCATCAAACTGAAACTGGCAGAACCCCTGCATGACAAGGTCCTCTACGCCGACGCGGACATGGCCAGAGCCGACTGGGGAACCGCACTGGCCACCATCGTCGGCGTGCTCGGCATCGGCCTCGGTTTCTGGTGGGCGGACTCCGTGGCCGCCCTGGTGATCTCCGCATCCATCCTCCGGGACGGTGTCAGCAATATCCGGGCGGCCATCGAAGGGCTTTCCGACGCCCGCGCCACCCGCTACGACAACTCCGGCCCCCACCCCCTCGGCGAGGAAGTGGAGGACCTGGCAGGAAAGTTCAGCTGGGTCGAACAGGCCCGGGCCCGGGTCCGCGACCAGGGGCACGTCTTCCACACCGAAATGTTTGTGGTGCCCGTCCAGGGGCACATCCCGAGTCTGGGGGAGCTGGCGGAGCTGCAACAACAGATCATCGATCTGGACTGGAAATTCCAGGACGTGGTGGTGGTTCCCGTCCGGGAACTCAACCCCCGGCAGGTGCCGGCGGACTAACAACGAGGAACATCAACTGCGGCAATACTGTGGCCGAACTGCCGTCTCGGCGTAATTCCCGTCCATTCTTTTTTCCACATGCCACCTATAGGCTTGCCCCTACAGCTGGTCCGCGACTCAGCGACCGGTGGAACCCGAAAAGGGAAGTGCCATGCACAAGACCTCAAAAGACATGGTGACAGAAGCCAAAGGGAAGATCCAGAACCTGGATCCGGCACAGGTGGCGGCAGAACAGGAAGACGGGGCGATGCTCGTCGACCTGAGAGATGAACCGGAGATCCGCGAAAACGGTCGTATCCCCGGAGCTGTACACATCCCCCGCGGAATGCTCGAATTCCGAGCAGACCCCACCAGCCCCTACCACGATGAATCGCTCAACCCCGAGCAACGGGTGATCCTGCACTGCGCCAGCGGTGGCCGCTCTGCACTTGGTGCGGTAACTCTCCAGGAGATGGGATACACCAACGTCGCACACCTGGACGGTGGCTTCAAAGGGTGGATGGAACAGGGCCAGCCGGTGGAAAACGGTTAGTCCTGACTAGAGCCGGTGGGTGACCTTCTCCGCCGCAGCGATCTGATCCAGACGCTCCGCAGTCGCCATGCCGGCCACCACCACCGCAGAACCACCCACCGCCAAAGGCTCCAGCACCAGACGACGGAAACTCTCCTTATCCGACCAACCGGTGCTCAAGACCCGCGCGCCGGATTCGATATCGGAGTCGAACTGCTCGGAGAGGGGAGTGGTGGGTGGGA is a genomic window containing:
- a CDS encoding superoxide dismutase family protein — translated: MHIKPRSTTSLMTRAAIAALSAASLITLSACATEDQNADQTEQDTVTLNTATEPDTTPGAMDGDAELSASVINAEDANLGSVNFNEEDGAVQIDLELSGLEPGFYGLHIHQIGECETDSAAPDDPENTGDFLSAGSHIGAGDAEHPDHPGDLPQLLVKESGEAVMSFETDRLTLADLSDEDGAALMIHSDPDNYANIPERYAAEGADDDSRSTGDAGSRLACGVIATS
- a CDS encoding ABC transporter ATP-binding protein, producing MATVSFENVTIRYPGAERPTVHELNLDIADGEFLVLVGPSGCGKSTTLRALAGLEEVESGQILIDGQDVTGQEPADRDIAMVFQNYALYPHMSVAKNMGFALKLAKLPQAEIDAKVNEAAEILGLSEFLDRKPKDLSGGQRQRVAMGRALVRNPKVFLMDEPLSNLDAKLRVQTRSEVAALQRRLGTTTVYVTHDQVEAMTMGDRVAVLKDGLLQQVAPPRELYDSPVNEFVAGFIGSPAMSLFPADGVTLGVRPEHMMVLEGEAPAGQRELRGTVDIVEELGSESFVYANWEGNRVVARLRGGAVPSPGDSIRFAFDPGVAHRFDPESGERLN
- a CDS encoding DUF4282 domain-containing protein, translating into MTAPNSGSENPFENNPVDPSGDTSYGPSAQFPYESSAYQQYQYQQYPDPQQQNYAAPAKAAKGFLGALFDVNFDNFISLKFAKFIYILAIAIAGIALFLGWVLPVLGFLVDGSAGAGIGWLLFGWIPITVVALFHLVGIRLFLEFVISSIKTAENTTRLVETQGR
- a CDS encoding alpha/beta fold hydrolase translates to MTFTPKIEHTTSPDGTQIAYQVQGVGPALVVVTGSVGNMEQWQDCARELAKYFTVYLYDRRGRGNSGDHPEYSIATEVEDLQAILKVACPGARVLAHSYGALCALQHALTHGIQAELFLFEPPLNLDRLVAGEYLVDYRAAIEAGDHDRAMRIAMIGMVDLPAEAVEQIAQSPLWPQLVSLAPTWTREFEQIDALGFDHRRYRTLPGEKMHFLVGTKTTPMLQRSTKLLTELLPEAELSEMRGLNHFSHVTSPVEVASYVAQAAGRLEDAA
- a CDS encoding transporter substrate-binding domain-containing protein, with amino-acid sequence MPRKSLITLAALSACCSAALSACISIPADSIGTLERARDGTLVVGVSEHHPWTDVSEDGEYSGSEVDLIEGFAESINSEIEWHTAPESVLAGQIKEDELDIIIGGLAASSPWMTHMALTRPYAKVGEEDMVMGVRLGENALLVALERHLAQEHGEI
- a CDS encoding cation diffusion facilitator family transporter; its protein translation is MSPSTEPGVGSGIESLPEKQREILHKAVRLEWITIAWILVTVVSVGLVAGQSQAMRSAWFEDMISLVPPIAFLIATRIIKNPPNRRHPYGPHRAIAVAHLVAGLALFVMGAYLVYESLSALLKQEKPPVGLLVLFGQDIWSGWLMIAVMVLTSIPMVIIGRIKLKLAEPLHDKVLYADADMARADWGTALATIVGVLGIGLGFWWADSVAALVISASILRDGVSNIRAAIEGLSDARATRYDNSGPHPLGEEVEDLAGKFSWVEQARARVRDQGHVFHTEMFVVPVQGHIPSLGELAELQQQIIDLDWKFQDVVVVPVRELNPRQVPAD
- a CDS encoding rhodanese-like domain-containing protein; amino-acid sequence: MHKTSKDMVTEAKGKIQNLDPAQVAAEQEDGAMLVDLRDEPEIRENGRIPGAVHIPRGMLEFRADPTSPYHDESLNPEQRVILHCASGGRSALGAVTLQEMGYTNVAHLDGGFKGWMEQGQPVENG